In the genome of Bacteroides mediterraneensis, the window GGAGGCAAACGGATTTGTCAGGTTTACCCGCTGAAAATCATTGGTAAAAATCTGTCCCTCCATCATCCGGCGAGGAGCCAGGATACCCACATGCGGTTCTGTCATATAAGGTAAAAGGTGCTCCATACAATCGGCCCGTGGAAAGACATCATCGTCCATACACCATATCCATTCCGCACCCGCCTGATAAGCATACTCAATCCCCCGATGGAATCCGCCGGACCCACCCACATTCTCCTGATGAATCACGGTAAGGTCCTGCTGGGCATCCAGCCACTCGGCAGTGCCGTCCGTACTTCCATTGTTCACTACCACAATGGAAGATACGGGAGCATTCGCACGCAGACAGTGGATGTTGCGCTTCAACAGCTCCCTCCGGTTGTAAGTCACCACTACAGCTACTATTTTCATATCTCCGTCGTTCTTTAGTAAAGTCCGTCAATCTTTCCCGGTTGGGTACTCCGGTAGGCCACCATCAGTTTATAACATGCCTCCGGATCAAAGCCCCGGTCTTTGGCGTACGCCTCGGCCAATACCCTGTGCATGTGAGGAGTAGCCGGCAGCCGCTCCAGGTTCTTGCAACCTGCCTTCATATCCAGCGGACCGATATCCATGCGGTTCAAATCGACAATCTCAATCTTTATCCCTTCCGGTGTCTGCCCAAACAGAATATTGCCCCGTCCATAATCTTTGTGAGCATAGCCATGATTATGTAACCGGGCTGTAACGTGTCCCACCGCAGCAAGTACCTCGTCTTCGTATGGAAACTTGCGTTTAAACAGTTCTTCATACGTATAGGGACAGTCGGAAGCAAAAGTCACATAATAACTGCGGTCGAACTGTAATCCTTTCCGGATATTCAGATATCCCACCGGACGAGGAGTGCCGACTCCAATGTCCAGCAGCATCTTCGCATGCACAAAAGAACGTTTGGCTTTTGAAGGACGAAACACCCCATACACCCAACGGTTGATAATATTGGGAGTACGAAAAGATTTCACCACAAGTTCCTTACCGTCATAAGCCATTTTCCGCAATTCATTCCGTCCTTTATGTATGACAGTTCCCTCGCCTTTCTCAAAACGTTCCGGTATAGAAAGCATGAACGATCTGAAAGACTCGCATTCGGGGCTAAGAACCAAGGTCTGATGA includes:
- a CDS encoding lipopolysaccharide kinase InaA family protein, with the protein product MSFINHQTLVLSPECESFRSFMLSIPERFEKGEGTVIHKGRNELRKMAYDGKELVVKSFRTPNIINRWVYGVFRPSKAKRSFVHAKMLLDIGVGTPRPVGYLNIRKGLQFDRSYYVTFASDCPYTYEELFKRKFPYEDEVLAAVGHVTARLHNHGYAHKDYGRGNILFGQTPEGIKIEIVDLNRMDIGPLDMKAGCKNLERLPATPHMHRVLAEAYAKDRGFDPEACYKLMVAYRSTQPGKIDGLY